A single Vidua macroura isolate BioBank_ID:100142 unplaced genomic scaffold, ASM2450914v1 whyUn_scaffold_161, whole genome shotgun sequence DNA region contains:
- the STRN4 gene encoding LOW QUALITY PROTEIN: striatin-4 (The sequence of the model RefSeq protein was modified relative to this genomic sequence to represent the inferred CDS: deleted 2 bases in 2 codons) encodes MAAERAPPARAQPPPPGPAPGPAPGPAPGPEPAARTGLSLPGILHFIQHEWARFEAEKGRWEAERAELQAQVAFLQGERQGQESLKLDLVRRIRMLEFALKQERSKYHKLKFGAEAAPGEKRPEEPLSNGPVELEGAWKEGRQLLRQYLEELGYSDTILDMRSRRLRSLLGRGPPGNPGCPGPPPSPGSPPLPSPHAGSLLLRRIEEQIQRNAGKEPQAGLSPSPPEDDSDEEEEPEGPSPTPGHPRRRGKAVPKVPEEDEDEDEDEEDSEDALGEFDFLGTPGDTLGTPGDIRESHRCHLRDGDLGPPRPPGPLRPPEGVPAEALALDGLGDLAELTVTNDNDGGDVTSGRPLSPKRSWSPRLTLRSHYDAVRALAFVPCHPALVTASEDATLKLWNLQKPLVPKKSAALDVEPVYAFRGHRGPVLAVAGGGGSGLCCSAGADARIRCWRLPGLDSDPYDDYDPRVLRGVLDGHSDAVWGLAFDVTGRHLASCSADGTVRLWDPRGDSGGGGTSGDHGVPTSVAFVPTQPAHLVAGFRSGATVLYDLEATKATLVSPNGGGRAQVNQVVTHPSQPLTVTASDDRAIRYLDNRTGKVVHSMVAHLDAVTCLALDPSGAFLLSGSHDCSLRLWHLCQRTCVQELPAHRRKHDEAVLAVAFHPRRALSASAGADALAKVFV; translated from the exons ATGGCGGCCGAGCGGGCTCCGCCGGCCCGGGCCCAACCtccgccccccggccccgctcccggccccgctccgggccCCGCTCCGGGCCCCGAGCCCGCGGCACGAACCGGCCTCAGCCTGCCGGGCATCCTGCACTTCATCCAGCACGAGTGGGCGCGGTTCGAGGCGGAGAAAGGGCGCTGGGAAGCGGAGAGGGCCGAGCTGCAG gCGCAGGTGGCGTTCCTGCAGGGCGAGCGCCAGGGCCAGGAGAGCCTCAAGCTGGACCTGGTGCGGCGGATCCGGATGCTGGAGTTCGCCCTCAAGCAGGAGAG GTCCAAGTAC CACAAGCTGAAGTTCGGGGCGGAGGCGGCGCCGGGGGAGAAGCGCCCGGAGGAGCCGC tGTCCAACGGCCCCGTGGAGCTCGAGGGGGCCTGGAAGGAGGGGAGGCAGCTCCTGCGCCA GtacctggaggagctgggctaCAGCGACACCATCCTGGACATGCGCTCCCGGCGGCTGCGCTCGCTGCTGGGCCGCGGCCCCCCCGGCAATCCGGGA TGCCCCGggcccccccccagccccgggagcccccccctcccctccccccacgCGGGGTCGCTGCTGCTGCGCAGAATCGAGGAGCAGATCCAGAG GAACGCCGGGAAGGAGCCGCAGGCGGGGCTGAGCCCCTCCCCCCCCGAGGACGACAGCGACGAGGAAGAGGAGCCCGAgggcccctcccccaccccggGGCACCCCCGCAGGAGGGGCAAG gctgtccccaagGTCCCcgaggaggacgaggacgaggacgaggacgaggaggacTCCGAGGACGCCCTGGGCGAGTTCGACttcctggggacacctggggacaccttggggacacctggggacatcagag AGAGCCACCGGTGCCACCTGCGGGACGGGGACCTCGGGCCACCGCGGCCACCGGGGCCACTGCGGCCACCCGAAG ggGTCCCGGCTGAGGCGCTGGCCCTGGATGGCCTCGGGGACCTGGCGGAGCTGACGGTGACAAATGACAACGACGGCGGTGAC gtgaCGAGTGGCCGGCCGCTGTCCCCGAAGCGCAGCTGGAGCCCGCGCCTGACGCTGCGCAGCCACTACGACGCCGTGCGGGCGCTGGCCTTTGTCCCTTGTCACCCGGCGCTGGTGACGGCCTCCGAGGACGCCACCCTCAAGCTCTGGAACCTGCAGAAGCCGCTTGTCCCCAAGAA GAGCGCGGCGCTGGACGTGGAGCCGGTGTACGCCTTCCGCGGGCACAG GGGCCCGGTGCTGGCGGTGGCGGGTGGCGGCGGGT CCGGGCTGTGCTGCAGCGCCGGCGCGGACGCTCGGATCCGCTGCTGGCGCCTGCCGGGGCTGGACAGCGACCCCTACGATGACTACG acCCGCGGGTGCTGCGGGGGGTCCTCGATGGCCACTCGGACGCCGTCTGGGGCCTGGCCTTCGATGTCACCGGGCGTCACCTGGCCTCGTGCTCGGCCGATGGCACCGTGCGCCTCTGGGACCCCCGCGGGGACAGCGGCGGCGGTGGCACCTCGGGCG ATCACGGTGTCCCCACCTCGGTGGCATTCGTGCCCACCCAGCCGGCGCACCTGGTGGCCGGGTTCCGCTCCGGTGCCACCGTCCTCTACGACCTCGAGGCCACCAAGGCCACCCTGGTGTCCCCAAACGGCG gTGGCCGTGCCCAGGTGAACCAGGTGGTCACTCACCCCTCGCAGCCGCTGACCGTCACGGCCAGCGATGACCGCGCCATTCGCTACCTGGACAACCGCACAG GTAAGGTGGTGCACTCGATGGTCGCTCACCTGGACGCCGTCACCTGCCTGGCCCTGGACCCCAGCGGCGCCTTCCTGCTGTCCGGCa GTCACGACTGCTCCCTGCGGCTGTGGCACCTGTGCCAGCGCACCtgtgtgcaggagctgcccGCTCACCGCCGCAAGCACGACGAGGCCGTGCTGGCCGTGGCCTTCCAC CCCCGGCGCGCCCTCAGCGCCAGCGCCGGCGCCGACGCCCTGGCCAAGGTGTTCGTctga